A part of Geothermobacter hydrogeniphilus genomic DNA contains:
- a CDS encoding type II toxin-antitoxin system Phd/YefM family antitoxin: MPITSRDIVPLKETRARLTELAEEACQGREKIITRNGKAYVALIDARRLDYYHRLERENIHLTLLEEAGRGWDDVEAGNLCSVAELKARYGRSK, from the coding sequence ATGCCGATCACCAGCAGGGACATTGTCCCCCTCAAGGAAACCCGCGCCCGCCTGACCGAACTGGCCGAAGAGGCCTGCCAGGGCCGGGAAAAGATCATCACCCGCAATGGCAAAGCCTATGTCGCCCTGATCGATGCCCGCCGCCTCGACTATTACCACCGCCTCGAACGGGAAAACATCCACCTGACACTGCTCGAAGAGGCCGGTCGCGGTTGGGACGATGTCGAAGCGGGCAACCTCTGTTCGGTGGCAGAACTGAAAGCCCGATACGGCCGCTCAAAATGA
- a CDS encoding type II toxin-antitoxin system RelE/ParE family toxin, protein MSRRPIQVTRNFRRNLDEIETFLAEADSARAFEALLDDLFTDIIPRLEVFPELGKDFLQRRTSSHEAATLVATLQQHLDDNAGVRELIRGDYLILYARQGNNLYLLAIKHHCQLSFDFPERWED, encoded by the coding sequence ATGAGCCGCAGACCTATCCAGGTCACCCGCAATTTCCGTCGCAACCTGGATGAGATCGAGACCTTTTTGGCCGAGGCCGACTCTGCCCGGGCCTTCGAAGCCCTGCTGGACGATCTGTTTACCGATATCATCCCCCGGCTGGAGGTTTTTCCCGAACTCGGCAAAGACTTCCTGCAACGCCGCACATCCTCCCACGAGGCCGCAACCCTGGTCGCAACCCTGCAACAGCACCTCGACGACAACGCCGGCGTACGGGAGTTGATCCGCGGCGACTATCTCATCCTCTACGCCCGACAAGGGAACAACCTGTATCTGCTGGCGATCAAACATCATTGCCAGCTTTCCTTCGACTTTCCGGAACGATGGGAAGATTGA
- a CDS encoding 6-phosphofructokinase: MKIAISTGGGDCPGLNAVIRGVVRSAIFRYGWEVIGIRDGLDGLVHGWEPIPLGLDQVKGILSRGGTIIGTTNKGNPFRYEVEENGTRVVHDLSARVLDNFRATGAEALIMVGGDGTLGIGRQLMDLGIPCVFVPKTIDCDVAATDSTFGYHTAVGIVTEALDRLHTTAESHRRAMVVEVMGRYAGWIALESGIAGSADVILLPEIPYDLDAVFNKLEGRKKLGRNFSVVVVAEGALPKEGSRTVAVAAETDGRAERLGGVGQVVAQQIEEGLGIETRTVVLGHVQRGGTPSHTDRILGSRFGVEAVELIRRGEFGRMVSLKGQEIVSVPVADAIDNLRLVDPDGQLVATAEALGICCGR; the protein is encoded by the coding sequence ATGAAAATTGCGATTTCCACCGGCGGCGGCGACTGCCCGGGACTGAACGCGGTGATCCGCGGGGTGGTACGTTCCGCCATCTTCCGCTACGGTTGGGAGGTGATCGGCATCCGTGACGGCCTCGACGGCCTGGTCCACGGCTGGGAACCGATCCCTCTCGGGCTCGACCAGGTCAAGGGCATCCTGTCGCGCGGCGGCACCATCATCGGCACCACCAACAAGGGCAACCCGTTCCGCTACGAGGTCGAGGAGAACGGGACCCGGGTGGTCCACGATCTCTCGGCCCGGGTCCTGGACAATTTTCGCGCAACCGGGGCCGAGGCGCTGATCATGGTCGGTGGTGACGGCACCCTCGGCATCGGCCGCCAACTGATGGATCTCGGCATCCCCTGCGTCTTTGTCCCCAAGACCATCGACTGTGACGTCGCCGCCACCGATTCGACCTTCGGCTATCACACCGCGGTCGGCATCGTCACCGAGGCCCTCGACCGCCTGCACACCACCGCCGAAAGCCACCGCCGGGCGATGGTGGTCGAGGTGATGGGGCGCTACGCCGGCTGGATCGCGCTGGAGTCGGGCATTGCCGGGTCGGCCGATGTCATCCTGCTGCCGGAAATCCCCTACGACCTCGACGCCGTCTTCAACAAGCTGGAGGGACGCAAAAAACTGGGCCGTAATTTTTCGGTGGTGGTGGTCGCCGAAGGGGCTCTGCCGAAGGAAGGCAGCCGCACCGTCGCCGTGGCGGCCGAAACCGATGGCCGCGCCGAACGGCTCGGCGGGGTCGGACAGGTGGTGGCGCAGCAGATCGAAGAGGGACTGGGGATCGAAACCCGCACCGTGGTGCTGGGACACGTGCAGCGCGGCGGCACCCCGTCCCACACCGACCGCATCCTCGGCTCACGCTTCGGGGTCGAGGCGGTGGAACTGATCCGTCGCGGCGAGTTCGGCCGCATGGTGTCGCTCAAGGGGCAGGAGATCGTCTCGGTGCCGGTCGCCGACGCGATCGACAACCTGCGACTGGTCGACCCGGACGGGCAGCTGGTCGCCACCGCCGAGGCGCTGGGGATCTGCTGCGGGCGCTGA
- a CDS encoding acyl-CoA thioesterase — translation MSRKAAKFCRESRTIRTSLVLPPDTNNYGTMFGGRVMFHIDDIAAIAATRHARTSVVTASTDSVDFLHPIRNGQTVCLEAFATWAHRTSVEVFVKVVAEDMLSGERTVCATSFLTFVALDVNGEKQMVPEVIPETELEKFLFAGAPARARERLAKREQSKSLAERFGADSMWHLNP, via the coding sequence ATGAGCAGAAAAGCCGCCAAGTTCTGTCGCGAGTCGCGGACCATCAGGACCTCGCTGGTCCTGCCGCCGGACACCAACAACTACGGCACCATGTTCGGCGGCCGGGTGATGTTCCATATCGACGACATCGCCGCCATTGCCGCCACCCGCCACGCCCGCACCTCGGTGGTGACCGCCTCCACCGACTCGGTCGATTTTCTTCATCCGATCCGCAACGGCCAGACCGTCTGTCTCGAAGCCTTCGCCACCTGGGCCCACCGCACCTCGGTGGAGGTGTTCGTCAAGGTGGTCGCCGAGGATATGCTGAGCGGTGAACGCACTGTCTGCGCCACATCCTTCCTGACCTTCGTGGCCCTCGACGTCAACGGCGAAAAGCAGATGGTTCCGGAGGTGATTCCGGAAACCGAACTGGAGAAGTTCCTCTTCGCCGGGGCCCCGGCGCGGGCCCGTGAACGCCTGGCGAAACGCGAACAGTCGAAATCGCTGGCGGAGCGGTTCGGCGCAGACAGCATGTGGCACCTGAATCCCTGA
- a CDS encoding ArsR/SmtB family transcription factor — protein sequence MNTQRRQQLEARARVLKALAHPSRLLMVEELEAGERCVCDLQQLVGADMSTVSKHLSVLKNAGIVTDDKRGNQVFYRLRVPCVTGFFDCIEAVLSEQARCSSAVCGGKG from the coding sequence ATGAACACGCAACGCCGCCAACAACTCGAAGCCCGCGCCCGGGTCCTCAAGGCCCTGGCCCACCCCTCCCGGCTGCTGATGGTCGAAGAGCTGGAAGCCGGAGAGCGCTGCGTCTGCGACCTGCAGCAACTGGTCGGCGCCGACATGTCAACCGTGTCAAAACACCTGAGTGTATTGAAGAACGCCGGCATCGTCACCGACGACAAGCGTGGCAACCAGGTCTTCTACCGCCTGCGGGTCCCCTGCGTAACCGGTTTCTTCGACTGCATCGAGGCGGTACTGAGCGAGCAGGCAAGGTGCAGTTCGGCAGTGTGCGGAGGAAAAGGCTAA
- a CDS encoding permease: MDWKSEWKPLAWIIVVFAGCFFLPVEAPRVQGAIMESLHLVKWYAREHVLLCLVPAFFIAGAVAVFVSRQAVMKYLGPKANKMLAYGVAAVSGTILAVCSCTILPLFAGIYRMGAGLGPACAFLYSGPAINILAIILTARILGPEMGIARAVGAILFAVVIGLAMHFFFRHEEAEKAAAAPMIGEEDGSRPLWQTSLYFASMVGILVFANWGKTNDPTGLWHAIYAAKWWITSGFSVALAVMLATWFKLGFTRILIAGLPAALMAILQPQHPALAFTFGVIGLSVLSNLKATRDGEMGQWFEESWDFTKKILPLLLIGVLIAGVLLGRPGHEGLIPSTWVASLVGGNSVFANLFASVFGAFMYFATLTEVPILQGLMGAGMGKGPALALLLAGPALSLPNMLVIRSVMGTKKTIVFVALVMVMATLSGLIYGALF; encoded by the coding sequence ATGGACTGGAAAAGCGAATGGAAACCGCTCGCCTGGATCATCGTCGTCTTTGCCGGCTGCTTCTTCCTGCCGGTGGAGGCGCCGCGGGTGCAGGGGGCGATCATGGAGTCGCTGCACCTGGTGAAGTGGTATGCCCGCGAACATGTGCTGCTCTGCCTGGTGCCGGCCTTCTTCATCGCCGGGGCGGTGGCGGTGTTCGTCAGCCGGCAGGCGGTGATGAAATACCTCGGCCCGAAGGCGAACAAGATGCTGGCCTACGGCGTCGCCGCGGTCTCGGGGACCATCCTCGCGGTCTGTTCCTGCACCATCCTGCCGCTGTTCGCCGGCATCTACCGGATGGGTGCGGGGCTGGGACCGGCCTGCGCCTTCCTCTACTCGGGACCGGCGATCAACATCCTCGCCATCATCCTCACCGCCCGCATTCTCGGTCCGGAGATGGGCATCGCCCGCGCCGTCGGGGCAATCCTCTTTGCCGTGGTCATCGGCCTCGCCATGCACTTCTTCTTCCGCCACGAAGAGGCGGAAAAAGCCGCCGCGGCGCCGATGATAGGTGAAGAGGACGGGAGTCGGCCGCTGTGGCAGACCAGCCTCTATTTCGCCAGCATGGTCGGCATCCTGGTCTTCGCCAACTGGGGGAAAACGAATGATCCAACCGGCCTCTGGCATGCCATCTACGCCGCCAAGTGGTGGATCACCAGCGGCTTCTCCGTTGCCCTGGCCGTCATGCTGGCGACCTGGTTCAAGCTCGGCTTCACCCGCATCCTCATCGCCGGCCTGCCGGCAGCGCTGATGGCGATCCTTCAGCCGCAGCATCCTGCCCTCGCCTTCACCTTCGGCGTCATCGGCCTGTCGGTGCTGAGCAACCTGAAAGCCACCCGGGACGGCGAAATGGGCCAGTGGTTCGAGGAAAGCTGGGATTTCACCAAGAAGATCCTGCCGCTGCTGCTGATCGGCGTGCTGATCGCCGGGGTGCTGCTCGGTCGCCCGGGGCACGAGGGCCTGATCCCGTCGACCTGGGTCGCCTCGCTGGTCGGCGGCAACTCGGTCTTTGCCAACCTCTTTGCCTCGGTGTTCGGCGCCTTCATGTACTTCGCCACCCTCACCGAAGTGCCGATCCTGCAGGGGCTGATGGGTGCCGGCATGGGCAAGGGCCCGGCGCTGGCGCTGCTGCTCGCCGGCCCCGCCCTCTCGCTGCCGAACATGCTGGTGATCCGTAGCGTGATGGGAACGAAAAAGACCATTGTCTTCGTCGCGCTGGTGATGGTGATGGCGACCCTCAGCGGACTGATTTACGGGGCGTTATTTTAA
- a CDS encoding thioredoxin family protein, whose translation MKKIQILGTGCARCRKLAANTRQAADKLGLDYEMEKVTDINDIMKFGLMSSPGLAVDGVLVLSGKVPSPAEIEKLLG comes from the coding sequence ATGAAAAAAATCCAGATCCTCGGAACCGGTTGTGCCAGGTGCCGGAAACTGGCGGCGAACACCAGGCAGGCGGCCGACAAGCTTGGCCTCGACTACGAGATGGAGAAGGTCACCGACATCAACGACATCATGAAATTTGGTCTCATGTCGTCACCGGGACTTGCAGTCGACGGCGTACTGGTGTTGTCCGGCAAGGTGCCGAGCCCGGCCGAGATCGAAAAGTTATTAGGGTGA
- a CDS encoding Tll0287-like domain-containing protein yields the protein MKKMPVLICLFLLLTPGLLPAADEAALKAEAGTLVKTYVARLKGALQMSMAMGGPVRAIDTCGRQAPKFAAEMEAASGWKIGRTSLRARNPLNHPDAWEKAGMEEFERQHRAGIPVGKLVKSEIVQQGQQRRFRFLKAIPTGRLCLTCHGDNIAPEIRRALRRNYPRDQATGFKVGDLRGAFTLSKPLD from the coding sequence ATGAAGAAAATGCCCGTTCTGATATGCCTGTTCCTGCTGCTCACTCCCGGCCTGCTGCCGGCAGCCGATGAAGCCGCCCTTAAAGCCGAGGCCGGCACCCTGGTCAAAACCTATGTCGCCAGGCTCAAGGGCGCGCTGCAGATGTCCATGGCGATGGGCGGTCCGGTGCGGGCGATTGACACCTGCGGCAGACAGGCACCGAAATTCGCCGCCGAGATGGAAGCCGCCAGCGGCTGGAAAATCGGCCGCACCAGCCTGCGCGCCCGCAATCCGCTCAACCACCCCGACGCCTGGGAAAAAGCAGGCATGGAGGAGTTTGAACGGCAGCACCGGGCCGGAATTCCGGTCGGCAAACTGGTCAAAAGCGAGATCGTGCAACAGGGACAACAGCGCCGCTTCCGTTTTCTCAAGGCGATTCCGACCGGCAGGCTCTGCCTGACCTGCCATGGCGACAACATCGCCCCGGAAATCCGCCGGGCACTGCGGCGCAATTATCCGCGGGATCAGGCGACCGGCTTCAAGGTCGGCGACCTGCGCGGCGCCTTCACCCTCAGCAAACCACTGGACTGA
- a CDS encoding NifB/NifX family molybdenum-iron cluster-binding protein: MKICFPVVENQGLESEVHGHFGSAPQFIVVDTLSREIRALSNSDQHHAHGACQPLKALGGQDVDAIVVGGIGAGALRGLNRAGLTVYQAQGVTIADNITCLAEDELPVLTPDRTCGGHGHGHGHGGCHH; this comes from the coding sequence ATGAAAATCTGTTTTCCGGTTGTTGAAAACCAGGGTCTTGAAAGCGAAGTCCACGGGCACTTTGGCTCGGCACCGCAGTTTATCGTCGTCGACACCCTGAGTCGCGAAATCCGGGCGCTGAGCAACAGTGATCAGCACCACGCTCACGGCGCCTGTCAACCGCTGAAAGCCCTCGGCGGCCAGGATGTCGACGCCATCGTCGTCGGCGGTATCGGCGCCGGCGCACTGCGGGGCCTGAACCGGGCCGGGCTGACCGTTTACCAGGCCCAGGGGGTGACGATCGCCGACAATATCACCTGTCTCGCCGAAGATGAGTTGCCGGTGCTGACTCCGGATCGGACCTGTGGCGGCCATGGTCATGGCCATGGGCACGGCGGCTGTCACCACTGA
- a CDS encoding DUF134 domain-containing protein has protein sequence MTPRPRKPRKCCSALREFGTVIFKPAGTPLVELEKTILYPDETEAVHLCDGLGLTQQQAGERMGISRGTVQRLVVSGRRKLIEALLAGRAILLTTEERVPVAVSPEEEHPC, from the coding sequence ATGACGCCCCGCCCGAGAAAACCGAGAAAATGCTGCAGCGCCCTGAGGGAGTTCGGCACGGTGATTTTCAAACCGGCCGGAACGCCGCTGGTTGAACTGGAAAAAACCATCCTCTACCCCGATGAAACCGAAGCTGTCCATCTCTGCGACGGTCTCGGACTGACCCAGCAGCAGGCGGGAGAACGGATGGGGATTTCACGCGGTACGGTTCAGCGGCTGGTGGTCAGCGGTCGCAGGAAACTGATCGAAGCCCTGCTGGCCGGCCGGGCGATTCTGCTCACGACGGAAGAACGGGTACCAGTCGCCGTATCCCCCGAAGAAGAACACCCCTGTTGA
- a CDS encoding FAD-dependent oxidoreductase yields MSTEPRTILIVGGVAAGMKTASRLRRLDSQARITVIERGRNLSYGACALPYVIAEEIAELDEVRRTPNGTLRDETFFARVKGVEVLTGCEAVAIDRERQQLRVRHLAEEREEERHYDQLVLATGSRPIIPPLPGVDLEGVQPLKRVEDAAAILDRLQPGARAVIVGGGLIGLEMAEALRARQLEVRLLEMQPQVLSGILDADLAEQVHRALRRNGVDLHLGEALQAIEGEDGRAVRVRTVAGSYPAELVILALGVTPNVELARESGLEIGISGAIAVNEHLQTSDPAIYAAGDCVESRHLINGHPLYLPLGSTANKHGRVVADSLCARTTYFPGILGSLLVKVFDLNVGRTGFSEQQAREAGFDPVSILAPSPDRVHSMPSARPILTRLTVDRASRRLLGAQIVGPGEVAKRIDVVATALSFGAGLNRFAQLDLGYAPPFSGAMDPLHQAANALRNKLDGLADSLSSLQLRQRLDAGEEILLLDVRSPDEYADVRIPGATLLPLGRLRSETAELPNDRLIVPFCKISLRGYEATRILLAAGFEKVAYLEGGILGWPFELERGQG; encoded by the coding sequence ATGTCCACAGAACCCCGCACCATCCTGATCGTCGGCGGCGTTGCCGCCGGAATGAAAACGGCTTCCCGGCTGCGCCGGCTTGACTCGCAGGCCCGGATCACCGTCATCGAGCGCGGCCGGAATCTTTCCTACGGCGCCTGCGCCCTGCCCTATGTCATCGCCGAGGAGATCGCGGAACTGGATGAAGTTCGCCGCACCCCCAACGGCACCCTGCGCGATGAAACCTTCTTCGCCAGGGTCAAGGGAGTCGAAGTCCTGACCGGCTGTGAAGCGGTCGCCATCGACCGGGAACGGCAGCAGCTCCGCGTCCGGCACCTGGCCGAAGAGCGGGAGGAAGAACGGCACTACGACCAGCTGGTGCTGGCGACCGGCAGCCGGCCGATCATCCCGCCGCTGCCCGGTGTCGATCTGGAGGGCGTGCAACCATTGAAAAGGGTCGAGGACGCTGCCGCCATCCTCGACCGGTTGCAGCCGGGTGCCCGGGCGGTGATCGTCGGCGGCGGGCTGATCGGCCTGGAAATGGCGGAAGCCCTTCGCGCCCGGCAGCTGGAAGTACGGCTGCTGGAAATGCAGCCGCAGGTTCTGTCCGGCATTCTCGATGCCGACCTGGCGGAGCAGGTCCATCGCGCCCTGCGCCGAAACGGCGTCGACCTGCATCTCGGAGAAGCCCTGCAGGCCATCGAAGGGGAAGACGGCCGTGCCGTACGGGTCCGTACCGTGGCCGGCAGCTACCCCGCCGAGCTGGTGATTCTCGCCCTGGGGGTGACGCCGAACGTCGAACTGGCGCGGGAGTCCGGCCTGGAAATCGGCATCAGCGGCGCCATCGCGGTCAACGAACATCTGCAGACCAGTGACCCGGCGATTTACGCCGCCGGCGACTGTGTCGAGAGCCGTCACCTGATCAACGGCCATCCACTTTACCTGCCCCTCGGCTCCACCGCCAACAAGCACGGTCGGGTGGTTGCCGACAGCCTCTGCGCCCGGACAACCTATTTCCCCGGCATCCTCGGCAGCCTGCTGGTCAAGGTTTTCGACCTCAATGTCGGCCGCACCGGCTTCTCGGAACAACAGGCGCGCGAGGCGGGGTTCGACCCGGTCAGTATTCTCGCCCCCTCACCGGACCGGGTTCATTCGATGCCGTCCGCCCGCCCGATCCTGACCCGTCTGACCGTCGATCGCGCCAGCCGTCGCCTGCTGGGTGCGCAGATCGTCGGACCGGGAGAGGTCGCCAAACGGATCGACGTGGTCGCCACCGCCCTCAGTTTCGGTGCCGGCCTCAACCGCTTTGCCCAGCTCGACCTCGGCTACGCGCCTCCCTTTTCCGGCGCCATGGATCCGCTGCACCAGGCGGCCAACGCCCTGCGCAACAAGCTCGACGGCCTGGCCGACAGCCTCAGTTCCCTGCAGCTGCGGCAGCGTCTCGACGCCGGAGAGGAGATCCTGCTACTCGACGTGCGTTCTCCGGATGAATACGCCGACGTACGCATCCCCGGCGCCACCCTGCTGCCTCTCGGCCGGTTGCGCTCCGAAACGGCGGAGCTGCCGAACGACAGGCTGATCGTTCCCTTCTGCAAAATCAGCCTGCGCGGCTACGAAGCAACCCGCATCCTGCTGGCGGCCGGATTCGAGAAGGTCGCCTACCTCGAAGGCGGGATCCTCGGCTGGCCGTTTGAACTGGAGCGGGGTCAGGGGTAG
- a CDS encoding c-type cytochrome, with amino-acid sequence MKKLILLLVAAMTLMLPVAGFAAPNGEAIYQKACSVCHNTGIAGAPQLGNKAAWKERNARGVDDLTGVAIKGKGAMPAKGGHSELSDAEVKAAVEYMMEKGK; translated from the coding sequence ATGAAAAAACTGATTCTGTTGCTTGTTGCCGCGATGACCCTGATGCTTCCGGTTGCCGGTTTTGCCGCGCCGAACGGGGAGGCAATATACCAGAAGGCCTGCAGTGTCTGTCACAATACCGGCATTGCCGGCGCTCCCCAGCTGGGCAATAAGGCGGCCTGGAAAGAGCGTAATGCCAGGGGCGTGGATGACTTGACCGGGGTTGCCATCAAAGGCAAGGGCGCCATGCCGGCTAAAGGCGGCCATTCCGAACTGAGTGACGCCGAGGTCAAGGCGGCGGTCGAGTACATGATGGAAAAAGGCAAGTAG
- a CDS encoding twin-arginine translocase TatA/TatE family subunit, giving the protein MFGMGTTELMIIMAIVLVIFGAGKLPQVGGALGKGISNFKKGLNDAGEVEIEEVLVETEKN; this is encoded by the coding sequence ATGTTTGGAATGGGAACCACGGAGTTGATGATCATCATGGCCATCGTGCTGGTTATTTTCGGTGCCGGCAAACTGCCGCAGGTGGGGGGCGCGCTCGGTAAAGGTATCAGTAACTTTAAAAAAGGTTTGAATGATGCTGGCGAAGTTGAAATTGAAGAGGTTTTGGTTGAGACGGAGAAGAATTGA